The following coding sequences are from one Bradyrhizobium sp. WSM471 window:
- a CDS encoding DUF3606 domain-containing protein, which produces MAGKKKTARGRKQDRARVAKGQHYELRYEAKKTGRSASAVKKAVKKVGNSRKRVEKRLGR; this is translated from the coding sequence ATGGCAGGGAAGAAGAAGACCGCACGGGGACGCAAACAGGATCGCGCCCGCGTGGCTAAAGGCCAGCACTACGAATTGCGGTACGAAGCAAAGAAGACTGGCCGCTCGGCCTCGGCGGTGAAGAAGGCCGTGAAGAAGGTCGGCAACAGCCGCAAGCGGGTCGAGAAACGTCTCGGCCGCTGA